From a single Microbacterium murale genomic region:
- the zapE gene encoding cell division protein ZapE → MTDTDSANAAHLTERLPVVTGPEMLASLVPPPQFDDATFETYRSDAAYPSQAESKALLEKFAGRGAPARRGGFFSRAKKEPALKPGVYLDGGFGVGKTHLLASIYHAMPARRKYFGSFIEYTALVGALGYRNTVDLLRGADLICIDEFELDDPGDTMVMTRLLGELVSTGTRLAATSNTPPNALGEGRFAAQDFLREIHAMSDSFETIRIDGVDFRQRALDGHAVALDEVEYARRIADAAGTASDDAFGDVIRHLAKVHPSRYIRLIDGLSLVGLRDVQILTDQSEALRFVAFVDRVYDAQLPIVATGVSLDQVFADEMLGGGYRKKYLRAISRLNALTHSAEQPSVA, encoded by the coding sequence ATGACAGACACCGACAGCGCGAACGCTGCGCATCTCACCGAGCGCCTGCCCGTGGTCACCGGGCCCGAGATGCTCGCGAGCCTGGTTCCGCCGCCGCAGTTCGATGACGCCACGTTCGAGACCTATCGCTCGGATGCCGCGTACCCGTCGCAGGCGGAGTCGAAAGCGCTGCTGGAGAAGTTCGCCGGTCGCGGTGCGCCCGCCAGGCGCGGAGGATTCTTCAGCCGTGCGAAGAAGGAGCCGGCGCTGAAGCCCGGCGTTTATCTCGACGGCGGCTTCGGAGTCGGAAAGACCCACCTTCTCGCATCGATCTACCACGCGATGCCCGCGCGTCGTAAGTACTTCGGCTCATTCATCGAATACACGGCTCTCGTCGGTGCGCTCGGCTATCGCAACACCGTCGATCTGCTGCGCGGTGCGGATCTGATCTGCATCGACGAGTTCGAGCTCGACGACCCGGGCGACACCATGGTGATGACACGCCTGCTCGGAGAACTCGTGAGCACAGGCACCCGCCTTGCCGCGACGTCGAACACGCCGCCGAATGCGCTCGGAGAAGGCCGGTTCGCGGCTCAGGACTTCCTGCGCGAGATCCACGCGATGTCGGACAGCTTCGAGACCATCCGCATCGACGGTGTCGATTTTCGTCAGCGTGCGCTCGACGGTCACGCCGTCGCACTTGACGAGGTGGAGTACGCACGGAGGATCGCGGACGCGGCGGGCACGGCATCTGACGACGCGTTCGGTGATGTCATCCGTCACCTGGCGAAAGTGCATCCCTCGCGTTACATCCGGCTGATCGACGGGCTGTCGCTCGTCGGCCTTCGAGACGTGCAGATTCTGACCGATCAGTCCGAGGCACTGCGATTCGTCGCGTTCGTCGACCGGGTCTATGACGCGCAGCTTCCGATCGTCGCGACCGGCGTGAGCCTGGACCAGGTCTTCGCCGACGAGATGCTCGGCGGTGGATACCGCAAGAAGTACCTTCGCGCCATCTCCAGGCTGAATGCGCTCACACATTCTGCGGAGCAACCCAGCGTCGCGTAA
- a CDS encoding type II toxin-antitoxin system PemK/MazF family toxin, translating to MTSSKNILAQLADIILKALTSRTSRSPEKEAGRSTASSVESERSDAGRAQGSDTRRIDPERIEGLRIGYTPSKDGAPDSGEIIWTWVPYEENDGRGKDRPVLVIGRESADRVYAVRMTSKAHDRDRDYLSIGSGAWDSQGRESWVDIEQLYSVHEDGMRREAAVLGRPLYDRVAAALTARYGWAR from the coding sequence GTGACTTCTTCGAAGAACATCCTGGCTCAGCTCGCAGACATCATTCTGAAGGCGCTGACATCTCGAACGTCCCGTTCTCCTGAGAAGGAGGCGGGACGTTCGACTGCGTCCAGCGTCGAGTCGGAGCGTTCCGATGCCGGCCGGGCGCAGGGCAGTGATACGCGGCGCATCGATCCTGAGCGCATCGAGGGTCTTCGAATCGGCTACACCCCGTCGAAGGACGGTGCTCCGGATTCCGGGGAGATTATCTGGACGTGGGTCCCTTATGAGGAGAACGACGGCCGTGGCAAAGACCGTCCGGTGCTCGTGATCGGTCGGGAATCCGCCGACCGCGTGTATGCGGTGCGGATGACCAGCAAGGCACACGATCGTGATCGGGATTACCTGTCGATCGGCAGCGGCGCGTGGGATTCGCAGGGCCGCGAATCGTGGGTGGATATCGAGCAGCTGTACAGCGTGCACGAGGATGGTATGCGGCGTGAGGCCGCCGTGCTGGGCCGCCCGCTCTACGATCGCGTCGCCGCGGCGTTGACCGCCCGCTACGGATGGGCCCGTTGA
- a CDS encoding GIY-YIG nuclease family protein, with product MVKNAALPGPCTLCGGVDGERRHGSWHCAACGWRYGDVPDAELPLPRIDVVYYLRFDRRVKIGTSMRPRQRLASIRHEELLAFERGGRATEHQRHREFADAREGGEWFTLTDELSAHIARLRAVGDPWQLYARWLSEALQS from the coding sequence ATGGTCAAGAACGCTGCGCTCCCCGGCCCGTGCACGCTGTGCGGCGGCGTCGACGGGGAGCGGCGGCACGGCTCGTGGCACTGCGCCGCATGCGGCTGGCGTTACGGCGACGTGCCGGATGCGGAGCTGCCGCTCCCCCGTATCGACGTCGTCTACTACCTGCGGTTCGATCGCAGGGTGAAGATCGGCACGAGCATGCGTCCGCGTCAGCGGTTGGCCAGCATCCGTCATGAAGAGCTTCTCGCCTTCGAGCGCGGCGGCAGGGCCACAGAACACCAGCGCCATCGCGAATTCGCGGACGCCCGTGAAGGCGGTGAGTGGTTCACGCTCACCGACGAACTCAGTGCTCACATCGCGAGATTACGAGCCGTCGGCGATCCCTGGCAGCTCTACGCACGCTGGCTCAGCGAGGCGCTGCAGTCCTGA
- a CDS encoding DUF3000 domain-containing protein, producing the protein MSAHPDAGAHFERAAAELRDTVFRDDIVIREIPSPQGLAPFSIALAADVRPDDHGDSVYGTGRFVLLHDPDAPAAWGGAWRIVTFAQAPLEPEIGTDPLLADVTWSWLVDALESRDAVYHSASGTSTKTLSKGFGALTSEGDGAQIELRSSWTPEEPFRPHVEAWAELVGMLAGLPPGSENIAVLGARKAGRD; encoded by the coding sequence GTGAGCGCACATCCCGATGCCGGAGCGCATTTCGAACGTGCCGCAGCCGAGCTGCGCGACACGGTGTTCCGAGACGACATCGTGATCCGCGAGATCCCCTCTCCGCAGGGGCTCGCCCCGTTCTCGATCGCACTCGCCGCCGATGTCCGTCCGGACGACCACGGCGACTCCGTCTACGGAACCGGCCGCTTCGTGCTGCTGCACGATCCTGACGCTCCTGCGGCGTGGGGCGGTGCCTGGCGAATCGTGACGTTCGCGCAGGCGCCCCTCGAACCCGAGATCGGCACCGATCCCCTTCTCGCCGATGTGACCTGGTCGTGGCTGGTCGACGCGCTGGAATCACGAGACGCGGTCTACCACTCGGCGTCCGGAACCTCGACGAAGACGCTCTCAAAGGGTTTCGGGGCGCTGACCAGCGAAGGCGATGGCGCGCAGATCGAACTACGATCGTCTTGGACGCCGGAAGAGCCGTTCCGTCCGCACGTGGAAGCATGGGCCGAACTCGTCGGTATGCTCGCCGGTCTCCCGCCCGGCTCAGAGAACATCGCCGTACTCGGCGCACGAAAGGCAGGGCGTGACTGA
- a CDS encoding multidrug transporter, protein MTPDQKRHDQLTTAPNATEADAAPRVDVTEHDGVTRVDVAENAAVRPGPGPGMPEADGETESD, encoded by the coding sequence ATGACCCCAGATCAGAAGCGCCACGATCAGCTCACGACGGCGCCGAACGCCACTGAGGCGGACGCGGCGCCGCGTGTGGATGTGACCGAACACGATGGAGTGACACGGGTGGACGTCGCCGAGAATGCTGCCGTGCGGCCCGGGCCGGGCCCGGGGATGCCGGAAGCGGACGGAGAAACCGAATCCGACTGA
- a CDS encoding SufE family protein: MSTTHVPDSLAEIRDDFLELPEDERLQLLLEFSNELPAVSEEVANHPEMYERVAECQSPVYIYVEVADDIVTMHATAPPEAPTTRGFASILVQGISGLTADEVLAIPDDFPQSIGLTRAVSPLRIGGMTGMLMRAKKQVRQKR; encoded by the coding sequence ATGAGCACCACGCACGTTCCTGATTCCCTCGCGGAGATCCGCGACGACTTCCTCGAGCTTCCGGAGGATGAGCGACTCCAGCTGCTGCTGGAGTTCTCCAACGAGCTCCCCGCAGTATCGGAAGAAGTCGCGAACCATCCCGAGATGTACGAGCGGGTGGCAGAGTGCCAGTCTCCCGTCTACATCTACGTGGAAGTCGCGGACGACATCGTCACGATGCACGCGACGGCGCCGCCGGAAGCTCCGACCACGCGCGGTTTCGCCAGCATCCTGGTGCAGGGCATCAGCGGGCTGACGGCCGACGAGGTGCTCGCCATCCCCGACGACTTTCCGCAGAGCATCGGTCTCACTCGCGCAGTTTCGCCGTTGCGGATCGGCGGGATGACGGGGATGCTGATGCGGGCGAAGAAGCAGGTCAGGCAGAAGCGCTGA
- a CDS encoding ammonium transporter: MDSPGNISWAITATALVLLMTPGVAFFYGGLVKAKSVVSMMMMSFGSIGLVAVLWILFGFSMSAVESPTQFAGNPFADFGLSSLAAGEGSNVALLGVAYGATFAIITVALISGAIADRAKFGSWLIFAGIFATVGYFPIAAWVWGGGWIMNLGTTLFGEDSGIAVIDYAGGTAVHINAGAAALALALVLGKRIGFQKGILKPHNVPLTLLGAALLWFGWFGFNAGAEWLSEDMGGVGLIGLNTLGATAAAILGWILIERIKDGKATSVGAASGAVAGLVAITPACANLTPGWSLLLGAVAGIVCALAVELKFRLGFDDSLDVVGIHLVGGLLGTIYLGFFASETGLFVGGDARQLAVQVIAALGVLIYAFVVAFIIGFAIQKTIGFRITNEDEIAGVDSVVHGEEGYALVDA; the protein is encoded by the coding sequence ATGGATTCTCCCGGCAACATCTCGTGGGCTATCACCGCCACGGCGCTCGTGCTGTTGATGACGCCTGGCGTGGCTTTCTTCTACGGCGGACTCGTCAAGGCGAAGAGCGTCGTCAGCATGATGATGATGAGCTTCGGCTCCATCGGTCTCGTCGCGGTGCTCTGGATCCTGTTCGGCTTCTCGATGAGCGCGGTGGAGAGTCCGACCCAGTTCGCCGGCAATCCGTTCGCGGACTTCGGCCTGAGCAGCCTCGCTGCAGGCGAAGGCTCGAACGTCGCTCTTCTCGGTGTCGCTTACGGCGCGACCTTCGCGATCATCACCGTCGCGCTGATCTCGGGAGCCATCGCGGATCGCGCCAAGTTCGGCAGCTGGCTGATCTTCGCAGGTATCTTCGCGACGGTCGGCTACTTCCCGATCGCCGCCTGGGTCTGGGGCGGGGGCTGGATCATGAATCTCGGCACCACGCTGTTCGGTGAGGACAGTGGCATCGCGGTGATCGACTACGCCGGTGGAACGGCCGTTCACATCAACGCAGGTGCGGCTGCGCTGGCGCTCGCGCTCGTGCTCGGCAAGCGCATCGGGTTCCAGAAGGGCATCCTCAAGCCGCACAACGTGCCGCTGACGCTTCTGGGTGCTGCGCTGCTGTGGTTCGGCTGGTTCGGCTTCAACGCCGGCGCCGAATGGTTGTCGGAAGACATGGGAGGTGTTGGTCTGATCGGACTGAACACCCTCGGCGCGACGGCCGCCGCGATCCTCGGCTGGATCCTCATCGAGCGCATCAAGGACGGCAAAGCCACCTCGGTCGGTGCAGCCTCTGGCGCCGTCGCCGGTCTCGTCGCCATCACTCCGGCCTGCGCGAACCTGACTCCCGGTTGGTCGCTGCTCCTCGGCGCAGTCGCCGGAATCGTATGCGCCCTCGCCGTCGAGCTGAAGTTCCGCCTCGGTTTCGACGATTCACTCGACGTCGTCGGCATCCACCTCGTCGGTGGTCTGCTCGGCACGATCTACCTCGGCTTCTTCGCCTCGGAGACCGGGCTGTTCGTCGGTGGCGACGCCCGCCAGCTCGCCGTTCAGGTGATCGCAGCCCTCGGAGTACTGATCTACGCCTTCGTCGTCGCCTTCATCATCGGCTTCGCGATTCAGAAGACGATCGGATTCCGCATCACGAACGAGGACGAGATCGCCGGTGTCGACTCCGTGGTCCACGGCGAGGAGGGTTACGCGCTGGTCGACGCCTGA
- a CDS encoding ribonuclease D — MTEFTVIDDPIEFQAACRLLAAGTGPVAVDVERASGFRYSQRAYLVQVFRRDAGVFLFDPPAIGDFSPLQAAIGDVEWVFHAASQDLPSLRELGLEPATIFDTELAARLLGHERVGLAAVVEDTLGITLKKEHSAADWSTRPLPDSWLDYAALDVLHLVDVRDAIAAELEEQGKSEFAAQEFAATLSQPPRPPREDPWRRLSGLHQVKGARGLAIARSLWEAREEFAQQQDTSPGRLVPDRSLVAAVLANPQSKQALAGVQAFNGRASRSQLDRWWDAIVRGREAPAVPRERGHSDALPPARAWSDRNPEADARLKLARSLVEAQAEELGMPTENLLKPETLRRVAWVPPELTTDAVASALADLGARPWQIDQTAQKIVDAFVEAGQSVDQPAAPES, encoded by the coding sequence GTGACTGAGTTCACCGTCATAGACGATCCGATCGAGTTCCAGGCAGCCTGTCGTCTGCTCGCCGCCGGCACCGGACCTGTCGCCGTCGACGTCGAGCGAGCCTCCGGCTTTCGTTACTCGCAGCGTGCGTACCTCGTGCAGGTGTTCCGGCGCGACGCCGGCGTCTTCCTCTTCGACCCGCCGGCGATCGGCGACTTCTCACCTCTGCAGGCAGCGATCGGCGACGTCGAATGGGTCTTTCACGCTGCCAGTCAGGATCTCCCGTCGCTTCGTGAACTCGGGCTGGAGCCTGCGACGATCTTCGACACCGAGCTCGCCGCCCGGCTGCTCGGCCACGAGCGTGTCGGCCTCGCGGCCGTGGTCGAAGACACCCTCGGCATCACACTGAAGAAGGAGCACTCTGCGGCCGACTGGTCGACGCGTCCCCTACCGGATTCGTGGCTGGACTACGCAGCACTCGATGTGCTTCACCTGGTCGATGTGCGTGACGCCATCGCTGCCGAACTCGAAGAGCAGGGCAAATCCGAATTCGCCGCACAGGAGTTCGCAGCGACGCTTTCTCAGCCGCCCCGGCCACCACGAGAAGACCCTTGGCGCCGATTGAGCGGTCTGCATCAGGTCAAGGGCGCGCGGGGTCTCGCCATCGCGCGATCATTGTGGGAAGCACGAGAAGAGTTCGCCCAGCAGCAGGACACTTCCCCCGGGCGTCTGGTACCTGACCGATCATTGGTCGCAGCCGTGCTCGCCAATCCTCAGAGCAAGCAGGCACTCGCCGGAGTGCAGGCGTTCAACGGCCGCGCGAGCAGGTCGCAGCTCGACCGCTGGTGGGATGCGATCGTCCGCGGGCGCGAGGCTCCTGCCGTTCCTCGCGAGCGGGGGCACAGTGACGCCCTTCCTCCCGCTCGAGCCTGGAGCGATCGGAACCCGGAAGCGGATGCGCGGCTCAAGCTCGCCCGGTCCTTGGTGGAAGCTCAGGCCGAAGAACTGGGCATGCCCACCGAGAACCTGCTGAAGCCTGAGACCCTTCGTCGCGTGGCATGGGTTCCGCCCGAATTGACCACGGATGCCGTCGCCTCTGCCCTCGCCGATCTCGGCGCCAGGCCGTGGCAGATTGATCAGACTGCACAGAAGATCGTGGATGCCTTTGTAGAAGCCGGTCAATCGGTCGATCAGCCCGCCGCGCCGGAGTCGTAG
- a CDS encoding alpha/beta hydrolase family protein, whose product MKSLRHAVALLVPALIAMLGTAAAFLVFAIARRVVTPSVRAADTDILAVDTGAQTIELSRTRDTELPGRYGLFTTGTHGYVKLGAVLSADAKRVRRKLLTQIESGARIDRAAGFSGWYYSTPSELHLPWESVLIGSPAGPCPAWLFPAESSTWVIQIHGRGVTRAECLRAVPVFHSLGMPNLVVSYRNDGEAPRSKGGSYALGASEWRDVDAAISYALRHGATQVLLMGWSMGGAIALQTAVSSAHRETIAGLVLDSPVVDWRTVLRFQAREEGIRDPFPALAMNALSSPLTARLSGSEFVIPFDKLDMVARADELTVPILVLHSEDDGFVPADASHALAEARPDLVTMPRFTGARHTKIWNYDQIGWTAAITDWMGANGFSASA is encoded by the coding sequence ATGAAGAGTCTCAGGCACGCCGTTGCACTGCTGGTCCCTGCGCTGATCGCGATGCTGGGCACCGCGGCGGCGTTTCTCGTGTTCGCGATAGCCCGCAGGGTGGTCACGCCCTCCGTCCGGGCGGCCGACACCGATATCCTCGCGGTCGACACCGGTGCACAGACCATCGAACTCTCGCGCACTCGCGATACGGAGCTGCCCGGCCGCTACGGCCTGTTCACAACCGGCACCCACGGGTACGTGAAACTCGGTGCCGTGCTGAGCGCGGATGCGAAGCGCGTGAGGCGGAAGCTGCTCACCCAGATCGAATCTGGTGCCAGGATCGATCGCGCAGCAGGTTTCAGCGGCTGGTACTACTCGACGCCGAGCGAACTGCATCTGCCGTGGGAGAGCGTGCTGATCGGTTCGCCAGCCGGACCCTGCCCTGCCTGGCTGTTCCCCGCCGAATCCTCGACGTGGGTCATTCAGATCCATGGTCGGGGAGTGACCCGTGCAGAATGCCTTCGGGCAGTGCCGGTGTTCCACTCACTGGGCATGCCGAACCTTGTCGTCTCGTACCGGAACGATGGGGAAGCACCACGCAGCAAGGGTGGCTCCTATGCGCTCGGCGCGTCGGAGTGGCGCGACGTGGATGCTGCGATCTCATACGCGCTGCGTCATGGGGCGACGCAGGTGCTTCTGATGGGATGGTCTATGGGCGGTGCGATAGCGCTGCAGACTGCCGTCTCGTCGGCGCACAGGGAAACGATCGCCGGACTAGTGCTCGACTCGCCCGTGGTCGATTGGCGGACTGTTCTGCGTTTCCAGGCGCGCGAAGAGGGCATCCGCGATCCGTTCCCGGCGCTGGCCATGAATGCGTTGTCGTCACCGTTGACCGCGCGGCTGTCCGGTTCGGAGTTCGTGATTCCATTCGACAAGCTCGACATGGTGGCGCGAGCAGACGAACTCACGGTGCCGATCCTCGTGCTGCACAGCGAGGACGATGGTTTCGTGCCGGCCGACGCGTCCCATGCCCTCGCCGAGGCGCGCCCCGACCTCGTCACGATGCCGAGATTCACCGGCGCACGGCACACGAAGATCTGGAATTACGACCAGATCGGATGGACTGCGGCGATCACCGATTGGATGGGCGCGAACGGCTTCAGCGCTTCTGCCTGA
- a CDS encoding sulfurtransferase: MTIEFDSSSEKFAEYAEPGRLVTTEWLAAHLGEPGLVVVESDEDVLLYETGHIPGAVKVDWHTELNDPVVRDYVDGEGFAALLSRKGISRDDTVVIYGDKNNWWAAYALWVFSLFGHEDVRLLDGGRDRWITEGREITTETTAVTPTEYPVVERDDSLLRAYKDDVVAFIGKGPLIDVRSPEEYSGERTTAPAYPEEGTLRAGHIPTAQSVPWAKAVAEDGGFRSRAELDSIYRDGAGLKDGDDVVAYCRIGERSSHTWFVLKHLLGFENVRNYDGSWTEWGSAVRVPIVTGAEPGAL, from the coding sequence GTGACCATCGAGTTCGATTCTTCATCTGAGAAGTTCGCCGAATACGCCGAGCCAGGACGACTCGTCACCACCGAATGGCTCGCGGCGCATCTCGGCGAGCCCGGGCTGGTCGTCGTCGAGTCCGACGAAGACGTGCTCCTCTACGAGACCGGACACATCCCCGGCGCGGTGAAGGTCGACTGGCACACCGAGCTCAACGACCCCGTCGTGCGCGACTACGTCGATGGCGAGGGCTTCGCCGCACTGCTCAGCCGCAAGGGCATCTCGCGCGACGACACCGTCGTCATCTACGGCGACAAGAACAACTGGTGGGCGGCATACGCGCTCTGGGTCTTCTCCCTCTTCGGGCATGAGGATGTGCGCCTCCTCGACGGCGGCCGCGATCGCTGGATCACCGAGGGTCGGGAGATCACCACGGAGACCACCGCAGTCACGCCAACCGAGTACCCGGTCGTCGAGCGCGATGATTCCCTGCTGAGGGCGTACAAGGACGACGTCGTCGCGTTCATCGGCAAGGGCCCCCTGATCGACGTCCGGTCTCCGGAGGAGTACAGCGGAGAGCGCACCACCGCTCCCGCGTATCCCGAAGAGGGCACATTGCGCGCGGGTCACATCCCCACCGCGCAGAGCGTGCCGTGGGCCAAGGCTGTCGCTGAGGATGGCGGCTTCCGCAGTCGGGCAGAACTCGACTCGATCTACCGCGACGGTGCAGGACTCAAGGATGGCGACGACGTCGTGGCGTACTGCCGCATCGGTGAGCGCTCGAGCCACACCTGGTTCGTGCTGAAGCACCTGCTGGGGTTCGAGAACGTCCGCAACTACGACGGGTCCTGGACGGAATGGGGCAGCGCCGTGCGCGTGCCGATCGTCACCGGTGCAGAGCCCGGTGCTCTCTGA
- a CDS encoding DUF1611 domain-containing protein, translating into MPIPMLPVGSTAIVYCEAQFGEQDGKTANGLVRHSEKYEILSVIDSRHAGADAGDFLDGTANGIPILSSLAEAIAHAGKVPDYLICGVAPADGLLSDAQRVVLLDGIAHGMHIINGLHEFLNDDAEFVAAALLSGVTITDVRRPKDKKDLHLFSGRIFDVTCPRIAVLGTDGAIGKRTTATLLVQALNDRGIHAVMVGTGQTTIIQGGRYGVALDALVPQFCSGEVENQVVAAFEGENPDIIIVEGQGALSHPAYLTSAHILRGSRPAGVIVQHAPGRRVLGDFPMMPMPDVASEVALIEAFADTRVIGVTVNHEHLTDAQITAAIDEIELDLGVPATDPLTRPLSNLVDMVLQAFPELSKALTQSPA; encoded by the coding sequence GTGCCGATTCCGATGCTTCCGGTCGGTTCGACAGCGATCGTCTATTGCGAGGCCCAGTTCGGCGAACAGGACGGCAAAACGGCGAACGGCCTGGTCCGCCACTCCGAGAAGTACGAGATCCTCAGCGTCATCGACAGCCGCCATGCCGGCGCGGACGCCGGTGACTTTCTCGACGGCACCGCGAACGGCATCCCGATCCTGTCGAGCCTCGCAGAGGCGATCGCCCATGCAGGCAAGGTTCCCGACTACCTCATCTGCGGTGTCGCACCAGCCGACGGCCTTCTCTCCGACGCGCAGCGTGTGGTACTGCTGGACGGCATCGCCCACGGCATGCACATCATCAACGGTCTGCACGAGTTCCTGAACGACGACGCGGAGTTCGTCGCAGCCGCGCTGCTTTCGGGCGTCACCATCACCGACGTGCGTCGCCCGAAAGACAAGAAGGATCTTCACCTGTTCTCCGGGCGCATCTTCGACGTCACCTGCCCGCGCATTGCCGTACTCGGCACCGACGGCGCCATCGGAAAGCGCACCACGGCCACATTGCTCGTGCAGGCGCTCAACGACCGCGGCATCCACGCTGTCATGGTCGGTACAGGACAGACCACGATCATCCAGGGCGGACGCTACGGCGTCGCACTCGACGCTCTCGTTCCGCAGTTCTGCTCCGGCGAAGTGGAGAACCAGGTCGTCGCGGCCTTCGAGGGCGAGAACCCCGACATCATCATCGTTGAGGGCCAGGGCGCTCTCAGCCATCCCGCGTACCTCACCTCTGCGCACATCCTGCGGGGCAGCCGGCCGGCGGGCGTGATCGTGCAGCATGCACCAGGCAGGCGCGTGCTCGGCGACTTCCCGATGATGCCGATGCCCGACGTCGCCAGCGAGGTCGCACTCATCGAGGCGTTCGCCGATACCAGGGTGATCGGCGTGACGGTCAACCACGAGCACCTCACGGATGCCCAGATCACTGCTGCCATCGATGAGATCGAGCTCGATCTCGGAGTCCCGGCAACCGACCCACTGACGCGCCCGTTGAGCAATCTGGTCGACATGGTGCTGCAGGCATTCCCCGAACTCTCGAAGGCGCTCACGCAGAGCCCCGCCTGA
- a CDS encoding MerR family transcriptional regulator has translation MLSIGAFGQIGQVTHRMLRHWDTAGLLVPAHVDEFSGYRSYDPSQLERLHRIVALRQLGFGLDDISSILDQGVDADRIEALLRIRRAEVEQEHRIAAARLVDVERRLQLIEKEKHMSQIEIIEKPLPAVRLAARRAVVADQPEVAGVVGPAFDAVAEIMGDECGSLATPIAQYDTTEDGLQIVAGYAYNGPAQDGLEIVELPAAETAVCGIHLGPMDHIAESWQAIHAAIFARGLVHAGPCRELYVRAISEDQADWVTELQQPVRRGSA, from the coding sequence ATGTTGTCCATCGGAGCATTCGGGCAGATCGGCCAGGTGACTCACCGGATGCTGCGGCATTGGGACACCGCAGGTCTGCTCGTGCCGGCTCATGTGGATGAGTTCAGCGGCTATCGATCCTATGATCCCTCGCAACTCGAGCGTCTGCATCGGATCGTCGCGTTGCGTCAGCTCGGTTTCGGGCTTGACGACATCTCGTCGATTCTCGACCAGGGGGTCGATGCGGATCGCATCGAGGCCCTGCTGCGCATTCGTCGCGCGGAGGTCGAGCAGGAGCACCGGATCGCCGCCGCCAGACTCGTCGACGTGGAACGGCGGCTCCAACTCATCGAGAAAGAGAAGCACATGTCCCAGATCGAGATCATCGAGAAGCCCCTGCCTGCTGTCCGTCTCGCCGCACGCCGCGCGGTCGTCGCCGATCAACCAGAGGTCGCAGGTGTCGTCGGTCCTGCCTTCGACGCCGTCGCGGAGATCATGGGCGATGAGTGCGGGTCTCTGGCGACACCGATCGCGCAGTACGACACGACTGAAGACGGGCTTCAGATCGTCGCCGGGTACGCCTACAACGGACCTGCACAGGACGGCTTGGAGATCGTCGAGCTGCCCGCCGCCGAGACCGCAGTCTGCGGCATCCATCTCGGTCCGATGGATCACATCGCCGAGAGCTGGCAGGCGATCCACGCCGCGATCTTCGCTCGAGGCCTGGTCCACGCGGGTCCCTGCCGCGAACTGTATGTCCGCGCGATCTCGGAGGACCAGGCGGATTGGGTGACCGAACTGCAGCAACCGGTCAGGCGGGGCTCTGCGTGA